From a single Pseudomonas sp. A34-9 genomic region:
- the lipB gene encoding lipoyl(octanoyl) transferase LipB yields the protein MSGTLGFRELGQMAYEPVWHAMQRFTNERGSDAADEIWLVEHPPVFTQGQAGKAEHLLLPGDIPVVQVDRGGQVTYHGPGQLVAYLLLDVRKLGFGVRDLVSRMELCLIELLASYGVTAAAKPDAPGVYVDGAKIASLGLRIRHGCSFHGLALNVDMNLEPFRRINPCGYAGLAMTQLSDHAGSIEFAEVSARLRAQLVKHLDYAEQTTLTGGID from the coding sequence ATGTCTGGCACGCTGGGCTTTCGTGAGCTCGGCCAGATGGCTTACGAGCCGGTCTGGCATGCCATGCAACGTTTTACCAACGAACGCGGCAGCGATGCCGCCGACGAAATCTGGCTCGTCGAGCACCCGCCGGTGTTCACTCAGGGCCAGGCCGGCAAGGCCGAACACTTGCTGCTGCCGGGTGATATCCCGGTGGTGCAGGTCGATCGCGGCGGGCAGGTGACTTATCATGGTCCCGGCCAGTTGGTGGCTTATCTGCTGCTGGATGTACGCAAGCTGGGTTTCGGCGTGCGTGATCTGGTCAGCCGCATGGAGCTTTGCCTGATCGAACTGCTGGCCAGCTACGGGGTAACTGCAGCGGCCAAGCCAGATGCTCCCGGCGTGTACGTCGATGGAGCGAAAATCGCTTCTCTGGGTTTGCGGATTCGCCACGGTTGTTCCTTTCATGGCCTGGCCCTGAACGTGGATATGAACCTGGAACCGTTTCGACGGATTAATCCCTGCGGCTACGCCGGGCTGGCGATGACCCAGCTCAGCGATCACGCAGGATCGATTGAATTTGCCGAGGTAAGTGCCCGGCTGCGTGCGCAGCTCGTCAAACACCTCGACTATGCTGAGCAGACGACCCTGACGGGCGGAATCGACTGA
- a CDS encoding DUF493 domain-containing protein, with protein MTDTEVKAPKIEFPVKDYPVKVISDTGVGNKDKIIDIVKKHATINDERIDERQSTNGKYTTIQLHIVATDQDQLYNINSELRATGFVHMVL; from the coding sequence ATGACCGATACCGAAGTAAAGGCGCCAAAGATCGAATTCCCGGTGAAGGATTATCCCGTTAAGGTGATCAGCGATACCGGCGTAGGCAACAAGGACAAGATCATCGACATCGTCAAGAAACACGCGACCATCAATGATGAGCGCATCGACGAACGTCAAAGCACCAACGGCAAGTACACCACCATTCAGTTGCACATCGTCGCAACCGACCAGGATCAGCTGTACAACATCAACAGCGAACTGCGGGCGACCGGCTTCGTGCATATGGTGTTGTGA
- a CDS encoding D-alanyl-D-alanine carboxypeptidase family protein has protein sequence MNITTFAKRLCLLVPLLLSPAAFAAEMMPSPPQLAAKAYVLMDASSGNVLVENNGDQRLPPASLTKLMTAYIATLEIRRGQIGENDPVTVSENAWRTGGSRMFIKVGSQVTVSDLLHGIIIQSGNDASVALSEHIAGSEDAFADLMNKTVADLGMTNSHFMNPTGLPNPEHYSSAHDMAILARAIIHEDPAHYAIYSQKEFFWNGIKQPNRNLLLWRDKTVDGLKTGHTDEAGYCMVSSAVRDGQRLIAVVFGTNSEVARAAETQKLLTYGFRFFETQTFYQKGTELAQAPVWKGTTNQVKAGLAEDLTMTLPKGQLKKLAASMTMNPQLTAPIAKGDVIGKVEVKLEDKVVHSADLIALDGVEEGGIFRRMWDSIRLFFYGLFN, from the coding sequence ATGAACATCACCACCTTTGCCAAACGCCTGTGTCTGCTAGTCCCGCTGCTCCTCTCGCCAGCCGCCTTCGCGGCCGAGATGATGCCGTCGCCACCGCAACTGGCCGCCAAAGCCTACGTTCTGATGGATGCCAGCAGCGGCAACGTGCTGGTCGAGAACAATGGCGACCAGCGTCTGCCACCGGCCAGCCTGACCAAGCTGATGACCGCGTACATCGCGACCCTGGAAATCCGTCGCGGCCAGATCGGTGAAAACGATCCGGTGACCGTCAGCGAAAACGCCTGGCGCACCGGCGGTTCGCGGATGTTCATCAAGGTCGGCTCGCAGGTGACTGTCAGCGACCTGCTGCACGGCATCATCATCCAGTCCGGCAACGACGCCAGCGTCGCGCTGTCCGAGCACATCGCCGGCAGCGAAGACGCCTTCGCCGACCTGATGAACAAGACTGTGGCTGATCTGGGCATGACCAATTCCCACTTCATGAACCCGACCGGTCTGCCAAACCCTGAGCACTACTCGTCGGCTCACGACATGGCGATCCTGGCCCGCGCGATCATCCACGAAGATCCGGCTCACTACGCGATCTACTCGCAGAAAGAGTTCTTCTGGAACGGCATCAAGCAGCCTAACCGCAACCTGCTGCTGTGGCGCGACAAGACCGTCGACGGTCTGAAAACCGGTCACACCGACGAAGCCGGCTACTGCATGGTGTCCTCGGCTGTACGTGACGGCCAGCGCCTGATCGCCGTGGTGTTCGGCACCAACAGCGAAGTGGCTCGCGCCGCTGAAACCCAGAAGCTGCTGACCTACGGCTTCCGCTTCTTCGAAACCCAGACCTTCTATCAGAAGGGCACCGAACTGGCTCAGGCCCCGGTGTGGAAAGGCACCACCAATCAAGTCAAGGCCGGCCTGGCTGAAGACCTGACCATGACCCTGCCAAAAGGCCAGCTGAAGAAGCTCGCTGCGAGCATGACCATGAACCCGCAACTGACAGCGCCAATCGCCAAGGGCGACGTGATCGGTAAAGTCGAAGTCAAACTGGAAGACAAGGTGGTGCACAGCGCTGACCTGATCGCTCTGGATGGCGTCGAGGAGGGTGGTATCTTCCGCCGCATGTGGGATAGCATCCGTCTATTCTTCTACGGCTTGTTCAACTGA
- a CDS encoding septal ring lytic transglycosylase RlpA family protein, translating into MRALPNNKPLKLVAFAALAVLVASCTTSRSPTPKTSNTVVRAQPGLDINRAHKDGAPWWDVDVSRIPDATPTLHTGPYKANPYTVLGKTYFPLQESKTYVASGTASWYGTKFHGQNTANGEVYDLYGMSAAHKTLPLPSYVRVTNLDNNRTVILRVNDRGPFYSDRIIDLSYAAAKKLGYAETGTARVKVEGIDPQQYWAAKGRPAPLMLNEPQVAQNSAPVITASAGTVEQWTPPPQQHASDTVPVPMSAKKNASATATGQYLQVGAFANPDAAELLRSKLSGMVSAPVFISSIVRNQQTLHRVRLGPIGSPGEIAQVQNSVRLANLGSPSVVTE; encoded by the coding sequence ATGCGGGCATTGCCTAACAATAAACCCCTGAAGCTGGTGGCATTCGCTGCGTTGGCGGTATTGGTCGCCAGCTGCACGACCAGCCGATCCCCGACGCCGAAAACCTCCAATACCGTTGTGCGAGCGCAGCCGGGTCTGGATATCAACCGCGCGCACAAAGATGGCGCGCCGTGGTGGGACGTCGATGTTTCGCGCATTCCTGATGCCACGCCGACCCTGCACACCGGTCCGTACAAGGCCAACCCGTACACCGTACTGGGCAAAACCTACTTCCCGTTGCAGGAATCCAAGACCTACGTCGCCTCCGGCACGGCGTCCTGGTATGGCACCAAGTTTCACGGTCAGAACACTGCCAATGGCGAGGTTTACGACCTGTACGGCATGAGTGCCGCCCACAAGACATTGCCACTGCCAAGTTACGTTCGGGTGACCAACCTGGACAACAACCGCACAGTGATCCTGCGGGTCAACGATCGTGGGCCGTTCTATTCCGATCGCATCATCGACTTGTCGTACGCCGCCGCGAAAAAACTCGGTTACGCCGAAACCGGTACGGCGCGCGTCAAGGTTGAAGGCATCGATCCGCAGCAATATTGGGCCGCCAAGGGCCGTCCGGCACCGTTGATGCTCAACGAGCCGCAGGTCGCGCAGAACAGCGCTCCGGTGATCACGGCCTCGGCCGGCACTGTCGAGCAGTGGACGCCGCCGCCGCAGCAACACGCCTCTGACACCGTCCCGGTGCCGATGAGTGCAAAAAAAAACGCTTCTGCAACAGCAACTGGCCAGTATCTGCAGGTGGGCGCGTTCGCCAACCCGGACGCTGCAGAACTGCTGAGGTCGAAGCTCAGCGGGATGGTGAGCGCTCCGGTGTTCATCAGCTCGATCGTGCGCAATCAGCAGACCCTGCACCGGGTTCGCCTGGGGCCGATCGGCTCGCCGGGTGAAATTGCCCAGGTGCAGAACAGCGTGCGCCTGGCCAACCTTGGTTCGCCAAGTGTGGTCACCGAGTAA
- the mltB gene encoding lytic murein transglycosylase B — MQVMRGWATRCAPLVGLMGLLGSVQEALAGEYEGSPQVAEFVGEMTRDYGFAGEQLMAVFREAQRKQAILDAISKPAERVKQWKEYRPMFITDARIARGVDFWRQHEATLARAEQEYGVPAQVIVSIIGVETFFGRNTGNYRVIDALSTLGFDYPPRAEFFRKELREFLLLAREEQVDPLTLKGSYAGAMGLPQFMPSSFRAYAVDFDGDGHINIWNNPDDAIGSVASYFKRHGWVAGEPVVSRADVRGEQVDEGLTTGIEPTKTVGELRALGWSSHDALRDDMPVTAFRLEGDNGPEYWMGLKNFYAITRYNRSVMYAMAVHQLSEQLVQARGVK, encoded by the coding sequence ATGCAAGTAATGCGTGGCTGGGCGACTCGATGCGCGCCGCTGGTTGGCCTGATGGGCCTACTGGGCAGCGTGCAGGAAGCGCTGGCCGGCGAATACGAAGGCTCGCCTCAGGTGGCCGAGTTCGTCGGTGAAATGACCCGCGACTATGGTTTCGCCGGTGAGCAGTTGATGGCGGTGTTCCGCGAGGCTCAACGCAAACAGGCGATTCTCGACGCCATTTCCAAGCCTGCCGAGCGGGTCAAACAGTGGAAAGAATATCGCCCGATGTTCATCACCGATGCGCGTATCGCTCGTGGTGTGGACTTCTGGCGTCAGCACGAGGCGACGTTGGCCCGTGCCGAGCAGGAATACGGCGTACCGGCACAAGTCATCGTGTCGATTATCGGTGTTGAAACCTTTTTCGGACGTAATACCGGTAATTACCGGGTGATCGATGCCTTGTCGACGCTCGGTTTCGACTATCCTCCCCGTGCCGAATTTTTCCGCAAGGAACTGCGTGAGTTCCTGTTGCTGGCCCGTGAAGAACAGGTCGACCCACTGACCCTCAAAGGCTCGTACGCCGGGGCCATGGGCTTGCCGCAGTTCATGCCGAGCAGCTTTCGCGCGTATGCGGTGGATTTCGACGGTGACGGCCACATCAATATCTGGAACAACCCGGATGATGCGATTGGCAGCGTCGCCAGCTACTTCAAGCGTCACGGCTGGGTCGCGGGTGAGCCGGTGGTCAGCCGTGCCGATGTCCGCGGCGAACAGGTCGATGAAGGCCTGACCACTGGCATCGAGCCGACGAAGACCGTCGGAGAGTTGCGAGCGCTGGGCTGGTCAAGTCATGATGCGCTGCGCGATGATATGCCGGTTACTGCATTTCGCCTCGAAGGCGACAACGGCCCTGAATACTGGATGGGCCTGAAGAATTTCTACGCGATCACGCGTTATAACCGCAGCGTGATGTACGCCATGGCCGTACATCAACTGTCTGAACAGCTGGTACAAGCACGGGGCGTCAAGTAA
- the rodA gene encoding rod shape-determining protein RodA — MRRRATLLQRLHIDGPLLILLLILAAGSLFVLYSASGKSWDLLAKQATSFGIGLVSMIVIAQFEPRFMARWVPLGYVIGVVLLMVVDIMGHNAMGATRWINIPGVIRFQPSEFMKILMPATIAWYLSKRTLPPQLKHVGISLMLIGVPFVLIVRQPDLGTSLLILAGGAFVLFMGGLRWRWILSVLAAAIPVSVAMWFFIMHDYQKQRILTFLDPESDPLGTGWNIIQSKAAIGSGGVFGKGWLLGTQSHLDFLPESHTDFIIAVLGEEFGLVGICALLLIYLLLIGRGLVITAQAQTLFGKLLAGALTMTFFVYVFVNIGMVSGLLPVVGVPLPFISYGGTSLVTLLSAFGVLMSIHTHRKWIAQV; from the coding sequence ATGCGTCGCCGCGCGACGCTGCTGCAAAGACTGCATATCGATGGCCCGTTGCTGATCCTGCTGCTGATCCTCGCCGCCGGCAGCCTGTTCGTGCTGTACTCGGCCAGCGGCAAGAGCTGGGACCTGCTGGCCAAACAGGCTACTTCGTTCGGCATCGGCCTGGTCTCGATGATCGTCATCGCCCAGTTCGAGCCACGTTTCATGGCGCGCTGGGTGCCGCTCGGCTACGTGATCGGCGTGGTGTTGCTGATGGTGGTCGACATCATGGGCCACAACGCCATGGGCGCTACACGCTGGATCAACATTCCCGGAGTGATCCGCTTCCAGCCCTCGGAATTCATGAAAATCCTGATGCCGGCGACCATCGCCTGGTATCTGTCCAAGCGCACGCTGCCGCCGCAACTCAAGCACGTCGGTATCAGTTTGATGCTGATCGGTGTGCCGTTCGTGTTGATCGTGCGCCAGCCTGACCTCGGTACTTCGCTGCTGATTCTTGCCGGTGGCGCGTTCGTGCTGTTCATGGGCGGGCTGCGCTGGCGCTGGATTCTCAGCGTGCTGGCGGCGGCGATTCCGGTGTCGGTGGCGATGTGGTTTTTCATCATGCACGACTACCAGAAGCAGCGAATCCTGACCTTCCTCGACCCGGAAAGCGATCCGCTCGGCACGGGCTGGAACATCATTCAGTCGAAAGCCGCGATCGGTTCCGGCGGTGTGTTCGGCAAGGGCTGGCTGCTCGGCACCCAGTCGCACCTGGACTTCCTGCCGGAAAGCCACACCGACTTCATCATTGCCGTACTCGGCGAAGAGTTCGGCCTGGTGGGCATCTGTGCGCTGTTGCTGATCTATCTGTTGCTGATCGGCCGAGGACTGGTGATTACCGCTCAGGCGCAAACGCTGTTCGGCAAATTGCTCGCCGGTGCGTTGACCATGACGTTTTTTGTTTACGTTTTCGTCAACATCGGTATGGTCAGTGGCCTGTTGCCGGTCGTAGGGGTGCCATTGCCGTTCATTAGCTACGGAGGAACTTCGCTGGTGACGCTGCTGTCAGCGTTTGGGGTTTTGATGTCGATCCATACCCATCGCAAGTGGATCGCACAGGTTTGA
- the mrdA gene encoding penicillin-binding protein 2 yields the protein MSQPIRIKDHEKDARLVRSRVVFGAIAIMLLIGVLIARLYYLQVIQYEYHSTLSENNRVHVQPIPPTRGLIFDRNGVVVADNRPSFSLSMTRERSGDWQQVLDVIVEVLELTPEDRVIFEKRMRQGRRPFEPVPILFELSEEQIARIAVNQFRLPGVEVVAQLVRHYPQGAHFAHSVGYMGRINEKELKSLDPVNYSGTHHIGKTGIERFYEPELHGQVGYEEVETNARGRVLRVLKRTDPIPGKDIVLSLDIKLQEAAEAALGGRRGAVVALDPKTGEVLAMVSQPSFDPNLFVTGISFKAYAELRDSIDRPLFNRVLRGLYPPGSTIKPAVAIAGLDSGVVTASSRVFDPGYYMLPNYDHKYRNWNRTGDGFVDLDTAIMRSNDTYFYDLAHKLGIDRLSSYMNKFGIGQKVSLDMFEESPGLMPSREWKRATRKQAWFPGETLILGIGQGYMQSTPLQLAQATALVANKGVWNRPHLAKSLEGVKPVDENPMPDIILRDPSDWTKVNHGMQQVMHGARGTARKAAIGAQYRIAGKSGTAQVVAIKQGEKYDRSKVQERHRDHALFVGFAPADDPRIVVSVMVENGESGSGVAAPVVRQVMDAWLLDQDGRLKAEYASPISAEATARDE from the coding sequence ATGTCTCAGCCGATCCGCATCAAGGACCACGAAAAGGACGCACGCCTGGTGCGTAGCCGCGTCGTGTTCGGGGCCATTGCGATCATGCTGCTGATCGGGGTGCTGATTGCGCGGCTGTATTACTTGCAGGTGATCCAGTACGAGTACCACTCGACGCTCTCGGAAAACAACCGCGTCCACGTGCAGCCGATTCCGCCGACCCGAGGGTTGATTTTCGATCGCAATGGCGTGGTGGTGGCGGACAACCGTCCGAGTTTCAGCCTGAGCATGACCCGCGAGCGCTCCGGCGACTGGCAGCAAGTGCTCGACGTGATCGTCGAAGTGCTGGAACTGACGCCCGAGGACCGGGTGATCTTCGAGAAGCGCATGCGTCAGGGGCGCCGGCCGTTCGAGCCGGTGCCGATCCTGTTCGAGCTGAGCGAAGAGCAGATCGCCCGGATCGCGGTGAACCAGTTCCGCCTGCCGGGCGTGGAAGTGGTCGCGCAGCTGGTGCGTCACTATCCGCAGGGCGCGCATTTTGCGCACTCGGTCGGTTACATGGGGCGGATCAACGAGAAAGAGCTGAAGAGTCTCGATCCGGTCAACTACAGCGGCACCCATCACATCGGCAAAACCGGCATCGAACGTTTCTACGAGCCGGAATTGCACGGGCAGGTCGGTTACGAAGAAGTCGAGACCAACGCCCGTGGCCGCGTGCTGCGTGTGCTCAAGCGCACCGATCCGATTCCCGGCAAGGACATCGTCCTGAGCCTGGACATCAAGTTGCAGGAAGCGGCCGAGGCAGCGTTGGGCGGGCGTCGTGGTGCAGTCGTTGCGCTCGATCCAAAGACCGGCGAGGTGCTGGCGATGGTCAGTCAGCCGAGCTTCGACCCGAATCTGTTCGTCACCGGCATCAGCTTCAAGGCCTACGCCGAGTTGCGTGATTCCATCGACCGGCCATTGTTCAACCGCGTGCTGCGCGGTCTGTATCCGCCGGGTTCGACAATCAAGCCTGCGGTGGCGATTGCCGGTCTCGATTCCGGTGTGGTGACGGCGTCCAGTCGAGTGTTCGACCCGGGCTACTACATGTTGCCCAACTACGATCACAAATACCGTAACTGGAACCGTACCGGTGACGGTTTCGTCGACCTCGACACGGCGATCATGCGCTCCAACGACACCTACTTCTATGACCTGGCGCACAAGCTCGGCATCGATCGGTTGTCGTCCTATATGAACAAGTTCGGCATCGGCCAGAAGGTTTCGCTGGACATGTTCGAAGAATCCCCCGGCCTGATGCCGTCCCGCGAATGGAAGCGGGCGACGCGCAAGCAGGCGTGGTTCCCCGGCGAAACCCTGATCCTCGGGATCGGCCAGGGCTACATGCAATCGACTCCGCTGCAATTGGCCCAGGCCACAGCGCTGGTCGCCAACAAAGGCGTGTGGAACCGTCCGCACCTGGCCAAATCCCTCGAAGGGGTGAAACCGGTCGACGAAAACCCGATGCCGGACATTATCCTGCGTGATCCGTCGGACTGGACCAAGGTCAATCACGGCATGCAGCAAGTGATGCACGGCGCTCGCGGTACCGCGCGCAAAGCCGCGATCGGCGCGCAATATCGTATCGCCGGCAAATCGGGTACGGCTCAGGTCGTCGCGATCAAGCAGGGCGAGAAGTACGACCGCTCCAAGGTTCAGGAGCGCCACCGCGACCACGCCTTGTTCGTCGGTTTCGCTCCGGCCGATGACCCGCGCATCGTCGTGTCGGTGATGGTCGAGAACGGTGAGTCCGGTTCCGGCGTCGCTGCACCCGTCGTGCGTCAGGTCATGGACGCCTGGCTGCTCGATCAGGACGGACGCTTGAAGGCCGAATACGCCAGCCCAATCAGTGCGGAGGCTACGGCCCGTGATGAATAA
- the rlmH gene encoding 23S rRNA (pseudouridine(1915)-N(3))-methyltransferase RlmH, translating to MRLRLIAVGSRMPKWVEEGWHEYAKRLPSELALELVEIPLNTRGKNADVARFIRQEGEAMLAKVGPNERIVTLEVHGKPWSTEQLAVELDRWRLDSRTVNFMVGGPEGLAPEVCARADQRWSLSPLTLPHPLVRILIGEQLYRAWTVLSGHPYHK from the coding sequence GTGCGACTGCGCCTGATCGCCGTCGGTTCACGCATGCCCAAGTGGGTGGAAGAAGGCTGGCATGAATATGCCAAGCGTCTTCCGTCCGAGCTGGCACTGGAACTGGTGGAAATACCGCTCAATACCCGTGGCAAGAATGCCGACGTGGCCCGATTCATCCGTCAGGAAGGCGAAGCCATGCTGGCCAAGGTCGGGCCGAACGAGCGGATCGTCACGCTGGAAGTCCACGGCAAACCCTGGAGCACCGAGCAACTGGCGGTCGAACTCGATCGCTGGCGGCTGGATTCGCGCACGGTCAATTTCATGGTCGGTGGCCCGGAAGGGCTGGCGCCGGAAGTCTGTGCCCGGGCCGATCAGCGTTGGTCGTTGTCGCCGCTGACGTTGCCGCACCCGTTGGTGCGGATTCTGATCGGCGAACAGTTGTATCGTGCCTGGACCGTGCTGTCCGGTCACCCTTACCACAAGTAA
- the rsfS gene encoding ribosome silencing factor, protein MTDIEKKVKRKGTFKSAPLPEPINTNEPLTGDQLVKIAEAALEDVKAQDIQIIDVRDKQSITDYMIIATGTSNRQINAMLDKVREEVKKQGAKPLGEEGKGDSDWVLLDLDLVIVHMMTASARQFYDLERLWAGAEQSRAADAKHHSPENTHEHFTKLNKDQL, encoded by the coding sequence ATGACTGACATCGAAAAGAAAGTTAAGCGCAAAGGTACATTCAAGAGCGCTCCGCTGCCTGAGCCGATCAACACCAATGAGCCACTGACTGGCGATCAGCTGGTCAAGATTGCCGAAGCGGCCCTGGAAGACGTCAAGGCGCAAGATATCCAGATCATTGATGTCCGCGACAAGCAGAGCATCACTGACTACATGATCATCGCTACCGGTACGTCCAACCGCCAGATCAACGCGATGCTCGACAAGGTTCGCGAAGAAGTCAAAAAGCAGGGCGCCAAGCCGCTGGGCGAAGAAGGCAAGGGCGACAGCGACTGGGTGCTGTTGGACCTGGACCTGGTGATCGTGCACATGATGACCGCCTCGGCACGCCAGTTCTATGACCTGGAGCGCCTGTGGGCCGGTGCCGAGCAGAGCCGTGCGGCGGACGCCAAGCACCACAGCCCGGAAAACACCCACGAGCATTTCACCAAGCTCAACAAAGACCAGCTGTAA
- the nadD gene encoding nicotinate-nucleotide adenylyltransferase: MASCAARRRSDLTDLDLTAPQAGSESRPRRIGVLGGTFDPVHIGHLRGGLEVAEALALDELRLTPSARPPHRDTPQVSAQDRLAMVECAVAGVPPLVVDARELQRDKPSYTIDTLELMRAEMPAETQVFLLLGWDAFCGLPTWHRWEELLQHCHILVLQRPDADSEPPDALRNLLAARSVSDPLALKGPSGQIAFVWQTPLAVSATQIRQLLASGKSVRFLVPDAVLAYIDAHGLYRASN, from the coding sequence ATGGCCAGTTGCGCGGCCAGGCGACGGTCTGACTTGACCGACCTCGACCTGACAGCGCCGCAAGCCGGCAGCGAGTCGCGCCCCCGACGCATCGGCGTTCTGGGCGGTACGTTCGACCCGGTGCACATCGGCCATTTGCGCGGTGGGCTGGAAGTCGCCGAAGCGCTGGCGCTCGATGAGTTACGCCTGACGCCCAGTGCGCGGCCGCCGCATCGCGATACGCCGCAGGTGTCGGCGCAGGATCGGCTGGCGATGGTCGAGTGCGCGGTGGCCGGAGTGCCGCCGCTGGTGGTGGACGCCCGCGAATTGCAGCGGGACAAACCGTCTTACACCATTGATACCCTGGAGTTGATGCGGGCTGAAATGCCCGCCGAGACCCAGGTTTTTCTGCTTTTGGGCTGGGACGCATTTTGCGGCCTGCCCACTTGGCACCGCTGGGAAGAGTTGCTCCAGCATTGCCACATCCTGGTGCTACAGCGCCCGGACGCCGACAGCGAACCGCCGGATGCCTTGCGCAACCTGCTGGCAGCGCGTTCGGTGAGCGACCCGCTGGCCCTGAAAGGGCCGAGCGGACAGATTGCATTCGTCTGGCAGACACCGCTCGCGGTTTCCGCCACCCAGATCCGTCAACTGCTGGCCAGCGGTAAGTCGGTACGTTTCCTGGTGCCCGACGCGGTCCTGGCCTACATCGATGCGCACGGTCTGTACCGTGCGTCGAACTGA
- a CDS encoding glutamate-5-semialdehyde dehydrogenase produces the protein MTESVLDYMTRLGRAAREASRVIGRASTAQKNRALQAAANALDAARAELAAANEQDLAAGRANGLEPALLERLELTPARIDGMIVGLRQVAALPDPVGAIRDMSFRPSGIQVGKMRVPLGVIGIIYESRPNVTIDAASLCLKSGNATILRGGSEAIHSNRAIAACIQRGLAEAELPAAVVQVVETTDRAAVGAMITMPEYVDVIVPRGGRGLIERISRDARVPVIKHLDGICHVYVSADADLPKAQRIAFNAKTYRYGICGAMETLLVDQTVAKDFLPSMAAQFLEKGVELRGCERTRAIIDAVAASEDDWSTEYLAPILSIRVVDGLDQAIEHINHYGSHHTDSIVSENLADTRRFVAEVDSASVMINTPTCFADGFEYGLGAEIGISTDKLHARGPVGLEGLTCEKYIVVGDGQLRGQATV, from the coding sequence ATGACTGAGTCCGTTCTTGACTACATGACCCGATTGGGTCGCGCCGCCCGCGAAGCTTCCCGGGTCATCGGCCGTGCCAGCACCGCGCAGAAAAACCGCGCCTTGCAGGCTGCTGCCAATGCCCTGGATGCCGCCCGCGCCGAGCTTGCTGCAGCCAATGAACAGGATCTGGCCGCCGGCCGCGCCAATGGTCTGGAGCCGGCACTGCTGGAACGGCTGGAGCTGACCCCGGCGCGCATCGACGGCATGATCGTAGGTTTGCGTCAGGTCGCCGCGCTGCCGGATCCGGTCGGCGCGATCCGCGACATGAGCTTCCGTCCGTCGGGCATTCAGGTCGGCAAGATGCGCGTGCCGCTGGGCGTGATCGGGATAATCTACGAATCCCGTCCGAACGTGACCATCGATGCTGCCAGCCTGTGCCTGAAGTCGGGCAACGCGACCATCCTGCGTGGCGGCTCCGAGGCGATTCACTCCAACCGGGCGATTGCCGCATGCATTCAGCGCGGTCTGGCCGAAGCCGAACTGCCCGCCGCCGTGGTGCAAGTGGTCGAAACCACTGACCGTGCCGCCGTCGGCGCGATGATCACCATGCCTGAGTACGTCGACGTGATCGTGCCGCGCGGTGGCCGTGGCCTGATCGAGCGCATCAGCCGTGATGCCCGCGTGCCGGTGATCAAGCATCTGGACGGTATCTGCCACGTTTACGTCAGTGCCGATGCCGATTTGCCGAAAGCCCAACGCATTGCTTTCAACGCCAAGACTTATCGCTACGGTATCTGTGGTGCGATGGAAACCTTGTTGGTCGATCAAACGGTTGCGAAGGATTTCCTGCCGTCGATGGCCGCACAGTTCCTTGAAAAAGGCGTCGAACTGCGCGGCTGCGAGCGTACGCGGGCGATCATCGACGCCGTTGCCGCCAGCGAAGACGACTGGAGCACCGAGTACCTGGCGCCGATCCTGTCGATTCGTGTGGTCGACGGTCTCGACCAGGCCATCGAACACATCAACCATTACGGCTCCCATCACACCGATTCGATCGTCAGCGAAAACCTCGCCGACACCCGCCGGTTTGTGGCGGAAGTCGACTCGGCATCGGTGATGATCAACACCCCGACCTGCTTTGCCGATGGATTTGAATACGGATTGGGTGCCGAGATCGGCATTTCTACTGATAAGCTGCACGCCCGCGGCCCGGTGGGCCTCGAAGGACTGACCTGCGAGAAGTACATCGTGGTCGGTGATGGCCAGTTGCGCGGCCAGGCGACGGTCTGA